Proteins encoded by one window of Emys orbicularis isolate rEmyOrb1 chromosome 15, rEmyOrb1.hap1, whole genome shotgun sequence:
- the LOC135889572 gene encoding NF-kappa-B inhibitor delta-like: protein MREYTLAAAERMRELRRLDAKEHRGKTPLLVAVAARQPAIVYDLILTGADVNAVDDKGQSALHLAATYGYAQVIQVIMSLGFPYDLEMKDFEGHTPLHCAVLSHNSLFREQQCHLTLTEEQRKELQYQSEEVLSCIHLLVQMGASIHSRDVKSNKTVLHYTVQDGNISLLKYFLELNAFMSEDFVNSKAHGNTALHMAAALYQDKNQEEIIKLLLDHGADPSIRNLDNDQAIHMAQSGKAGDRVRHLLKKGRVTSAFVTCRRNARS, encoded by the exons ATGAGGGAATACACACTGGCAGCCGCAGAGCGTATGAGAGAGCTGCGAAGACTAGATGCCAAGGAGCACAGAGGAAAG ACTCCCCTGTTGGTTGCTGTAGCTGCCAGACAACCAGCCATAGTCTATGATTTGATACTGACAGGGGCTGATGTCAATGCTGTGGACGATAAAGGGCAATCTGCTTTACATCTCGCGGCAACATATGGATACGCACAAGTCATTCAG GTTATTATGTCACTAGGTTTCCCGTACGATTTAGAAATGAAGGATTTTGAAG gCCATACTCCACTTCACTGTGCTGTTCTGTCCCATAATTCCCTGTTCCGAGAGCAGCAATGTCACCTTACACTAACCGAGGAACAGAGAAAAGAACTTCAGTACCAGAGTGAGGAGGTGCTATCATGTATCCACCTTCTGGTGCAGATGGGAGCCTCCATCCACAGCCGA GATGTTAAAAGCAACAAGACAGTACTTCATTACACGGTACAGGATGGGAACATCTCCCTGCTCAAGTACTTCTTAGAACTAAATGCTTTCATGTCTGAGGACTTTGTCAACAGTAAG GCTCATGGTAACACAGCTTTGCACATGGCAGCTGCTCTTTATCAGGACAAAAATCAGGAAGAAATTATCAAATTGCTCCTGGACCATGGGGCAGACCCAAGCATCCGAAACTTAGACAACGACCAGGCAATTCACATGGCACAGTCAGGAAAGGCTGGCGATCGG GTCAGGCATTTGCTGAAGAAAGGGAGAGTCACGTCAGCATTTGTTACCTGCCGTCGAAACGCCAGATCCTAG